The genomic segment ATTGTAAAAAATAAATTGTCTGTTCGCGAAACAGAACGCTTAGTACAGAATGCTTGTTTTATTAAACCTGAAGTAAGCACTCCGTTAAAAGTTGATACTGATGTACAACAACTTGAACGTAAATTATCCGAAACATTAGGCGCTAAAGTATATTTTAAGCAAACAAGCAAAGGAAAAGGTCAACTCATCATCCACTATAATAGCTTAGAAGAATTAGATGGGATTCTGTCCCATATGAATTAATTTTCCAACCCACCAAGCAGATTAACACAAATCTTCAAATGTGAAGAGTAGTAATTTATCCCTCACAAGTTATAATTAGCTATCGAAAACTTATTAAGTGGTCAGCTAATGGAAAATAAAACAGTTCTGCATGGACAGCATAAAAAAAACGGAGCGATACTTGTTAATTTTGCAGGGTGGCAAATGCCTCTGCATTATGGCTCGCAAATACAGGAACATCACGTAGTCAGACAAGACAGCGGTTTATTTGATGTTTCGCATATGTTAGCTGTCGACATTGGCGGAGAAAATGCAATTCATTATCTCAGTTTTTTATTGGCAAATAATCCACAGCGCCTCATCCCAGGAAAAGCCTTATATACGTGCATGCTAAATGATGCGGGCGGCATTTTGGATGATTTAATCGTTTATCAGCTTTCACAACAACTTTATCGCGTCGTTATCAATGCAGGAAATCGCCTATCCGATCTGGATTGGATGAAGAAACAAGCCCAGCATTATTCATCCCTCTCTATAGTTGAACGTACCGATCTAGCGATTATCGCTATCCAAGGTCCTCATGCCACATCAAAAGCAAGTAAAGCCTTTAGCTCAAGTCTACAATCCTTGATTAAAGATTTAAAACCTTTTCATTGTGTTCAACAAGATAATTGGTGTATCGCTAGAACGGGTTATACGGGTGAAGATGGATTAGAAGTAATCTTACCCGTACATGAAGCTGAAGATTTCTGGCAACGTTTAATTGAATGTGGTAACAAACCATGTGGATTAGGCGCACGAGATACTTTACGTCTAGAAGCCGGATTGAATTTGCATGGCTCTGATATGGATGTCACTACAACTCCTCTAGAATCCAATCTAGCTTGGACAATTGCCTGGGACCCTATCGATCGCGACTTTATTGGCCGCCTAGCTTTAATCAAACAACAAAAAAATCTCACGCGTAAGTTAGTTGGTTTAGTGTTAGAAGAAAAAGGTCGTATCTTACGCAACCATCAAAAGATTATTACTTCTGAAGGAGAAGGTGAAATTACCAGTGGCAGTTATTCTCCCACGTTAGGCAGTTCTATCGCTTTTGCTAGAATACCTTACTCACATAACGAAGATTATTGTGATGTCATCATGGGCAGCAAGCAATATCAAGCACGCATCATTAAACCTCCCTTCATACGGAAAGGAAAAAAAACTTTTATTTAAAATTGAATTTATTAAAGAGTAATTACCATGAAAAAACTACCCGAATTTCTAAAATATACCTCTACACATGAATGGCTTCGACTCGAAGATAATAATATTGTCTGCGTTGGAATTACCGCACACGCACAAGAATTGTTAGGTGATATCGTTTATGTTGAATTACCTACGCTTAAAAAGATCTTAAAACAAAGTGAAGAAGCTTGTGTTTTAGAATCTGTAAAAGCGGCTGCAGATGTTTATGCCCCGCTCTCAGGCATAATCACTGAAATAAATACTGCTCTTAATGAGTCACCTGAGCTCATCAATTCTGACTCTTATGGAGAAGGATGGTTATTTCGTCTTCAATTTTCCGATGCGACTGAATTAGACAACTTATTGGATTTTGCAACTTACCAACAACAAATTTTGGTTGAGGCCTAACATGCCATTTATTCCTCATACCGATGTCGAAGTACAAGAAATGCTGGCGACATTGAGTATACATAACATAGACGATTTATTTGATGAAATTCCATCTCATTTTAAAACCGCAGAATTAAATCATATTCCTGCAGGTTTAACGGAAATGGAAATGACACGTTTAACAGAACAACATGGTCAAGAAAATAAAAAAGGCCTTTGTTTTATTGGTGCCGGTGCCTACGAACATCATATTCCAGCTGCCGTTTGGGACATTACTAGCCGCGGCGAATTTATGACAGCCTATACGCCTTATCAAGCCGAGGCAAGTCAAGGAACATTACAACTGATCTACGAATATCAAACTATGATGGCAAGCCTGACGGGGATGGATTATTCTAATGCTTCACTTTACGACGGTGCCTCTGCTTTGGCTGAAGCAGTTTTGATGGCCGTAAGAAGCAACAAAAAAACGCAATCGGCAAAAATTCTAGTCCCACGCACTTTACACCCTCATTATCGACAAACCTTACAAGCTATTGTTACTCAACAAGCCATAGAACTCATTGATCTGCCTTATTGTCCAGAACAAGGTAAGACATTGTTAGCAACGCTTGATAACTGGAAGCAACAAGATATTTGCGCTGTAGTGATACCACAACCTAATTTTTTTGGTTGCTTAGAAGAAGTTGATCAATTAACTGAATGGGCACATGCTCAACATGCTTTTGTCATTGCTGTCACCAACCCGGTTAGCTTGGCTTTGCTTAAAGAGCCGGGAAGTTGGGGCAAGCAAGGTGCAGACATCGTATGTGGTGAAGGACAAGCACTCGGTGTACCTCTTGCCGGTGGCGGACCTTATTTTGGTTTTATGTGTTGCAAAAAAGAATGGCTGCGACAAATGCCAGGTCGAATTGTAGGCCGCACTGTGGATAAAAATGCTAAACCAGGATTTACATTAACACTGCAAGCCCGTGAACAACACATACGTCGTGCGAAAGCCACATCGAATATTTGCACCAATCAAGGTTTATTAGTCACTGCTGCAACGATTTATATGAGCCTGTTAGGACCCATGGGTTTACAACAAGTTGCGTCGGTATCTCATCACCATGCTCAGCAACTCGCTGATCTACTAAACCAAATACCTGATGTAGAATTAATTTTCAGTAGCCCGTTTTTTCACGAGTTTGTTATTCGTTTACCTAAACCTGTTCCTGGCTTATTACACGATTTAGCAAAACTAGGAATACACGGTGGATATGATTTATCGACGCTCTACCCTGAATTAGGCCATGCTTTATTAATTTGTGTCACGGAAACTAAAAGTCAAACTGATTTAAAGCTTTATCAACAAGAATTATCAAATTTACTTTATACATTACCTTAAAAAATTTTTATGCTTATTTTTGAATTGAGTCAACCAGGTCGTACTGCAAAAGCGCAAATTCCCAATTTACCGCGCAATCTGTCCTCTACTATACCTGACAATTTATTACGTAAAACAAAAATTTCTCTGCCCGAGGTTTCTGAATTACAAGTGGTACGTCATTTTACTCGTTTGTCACAAAAAAACTTCTCTATCGACACAAATTTCTATCCATTAGGATCCTGTACGATGAAGTACAATCCACGTGGCGTACATCGTTTGGCATCATTACCTGCCTTTCTTAATCAACACCCTTTATTACCTGAAGAAAGTTGCCAAGGCACTTTACGTTGTCTTTACGAATTTCAAGAAATTTTAAAAGATATAACCGGAATGTCTGGTGTTTCACTGACACCCATGGCGGGTGCGCAAGGCGAATTTGCGGGTGTCGCTATGATCAAGGCCTACCATACTTCACGTAATGATCATGCCAGAACCGAATTTCTTATTCCTGATGCCGCGCATGGTACCAATCCTGCTTCTGCAGTCATGTGTGGTTATAAAGTCCGTGAAATTCCCACTAATCTTGAAGGTGATTTAGATTTAGTCGCGTTGCAAGCAGCCGTTGGACCACATACTGCGGGAATTATGTTAACCAATCCTTCGACTTTAGGAATCTTTGAAAGACAAATTGAGAAAATTGCTAATATTATTCATCAAGCCGGTGGATTACTCTATTATGATGGAGCTAACCTGAACGCTATATTAGGTAAAGTTCGGCCGGGGGATATGGGCTTTGACGTCATGCATCTCAACTTGCATAAAACTTTTGCCACACCGCACGGCGGCGGTGGTCCTGGTGCGGGACCTGTTGCTGTTGGAGAACGTCTCCTACCATTTCTACCCATTCCAACTGTCACTTTTGAAAATAATCAATATCGTTGGCTAAACTTAAGTGATCGGCCACAAAGTATTGGTCGCCTATCCACTTTTATGGGTAATACCGGTATTCTTTTGCGCGCCTATATCTATGCGCGCTTATTAGGTCGCGATGGTCTAAAACGCGTGTCAGAATTCGCTACGCTAAATGCCAATTATTTACTTAAACGATTACAACAAATTGGATATATTCCCGCTTTTCCGCAACGACGCGCCAGCCATGAATTTATTTTGACATTAAAAACCTTAACTAAACAATTTAATGTCACCGCGATGGATGTGGGTAAACGTTTACTCGATTTTGGTTTTCATGCCCCAACGACCTATTTTCCTTTACTCGTTCCAGAATGCTTATTGATAGAGCCTACGGAAACGGAATCAAAACAAGAGTTAGATCAGTTTATAAGCGCTATGGAAAAAATTCTTGTTGAAGCGAAAGAAAACCCAAGCATGTTAAATAATGCACCGCATCATTTAACTCTACAACGTTTAGATGATGTACGAGCGGTGCGTGAATTAGATCTTACCTGGCAAAGTTAATCATCATTTCTATAGAAATCTCTCGTCATTGCGAGCACCGAAGGTGCGCGGCAATCTAGGGAATTCATAAAACTGGGTGGCCACGCTCATTCTATTCGCTCGTCATGACGGAATATCGCTCACTTACGCAGTGACTAACTCATCTGTTGAAATAAGTTGTGTTGCCATGGCAATGGCTTCAGCATTTAAACCGACATTATGCACGCGCAAGTAATCTACGCCCTGTGCGGCCAACTGATAGGACACCATCGCAGTCTCAAAATCTCGATCTGGAAAAGGTTTTTCTGTGATCAAATTTAGAAAAGATTTTCGTGAATGACCCACCAACAACGGACAATTTAAACGACGAAATTGCTTGATATTTTTTAACAAAAAAATGGATTGTTGCGATGTTTTTCCAAAACCTATGCCAATATCGAAGATCAGTTGCTTAGCATCAACACCTACATCAAGTAACTCATCGAAGCGCTGTTCAGTCCAATCCATTATTTGCTCACATATATTAGGGTGAGAAGCTAAAACAACATTTTTCTGCGCAGGAACGCCAAGATTGTGCATGACTACACACTTTACTGGACTACCTGCGGCAAGTGCACGCATATTCGGATCAACAAACCCACTGACATCATTAATCCAGTCTATACCCAACTGTATGGCTTTTTCTGCGACGATAGCATGTCGAGTATCGATACTAATCTTTGGTTTAAAAGCCCATTGTTTAGTATGTTCTTTTAAGGCGGTTAAAACAGGCTTTAATAATGCCCACTCGGTTTCAGGTAAAACAGGCATAGCTCCTGGACGCGTCGATTCGGCTCCTATATCCAAAACTTCAGCTCCTTCACGCACTAACTTTTCCGCTTGCGCTAATGCATTAGGTACAGTTATAAATTTGCCGCCATCAGAAAAAGAATCGGGTGTTATATTTAATATTCCCACTAAAGCACTTCCCTCTAAACGATGTGGAAGTTGTTTGGTCCCACAGGGCGCTAGCTCGCCGGTATAACGTGAACCCCAACGCTGCAATATATCCGTAAATTCTGCTGTTGGATGCTGCCAATCTGGCCACAAATCGAGCAGTGGCCACAAAGCAAAAGGTCTAGATAATAGCTCGGCGTGGGGTATTTTTAGACCTATTTGATCAATCGCGCAATTATCCCAGGCCAAAATATCAATATCGATAATTCGTGGCGCCCAACGCTGGCTTTCTTCCCTCCCTAGCTGTCGTTCTATTTGTTTAATAAGTTTTAGCACTTCTAATGGAGACAAATCTGTCTCACAAACAACGGCTAGATTTAAATAGGGTCGATTCCAAGCCACGGGCGCATACGCAGGGAGTAGTGCTGAAGAGCTATAAAGAGGAGAAATTTGTAAAGGTGCAATCTTCTGTGATTTTTGTAATAATTGCAGGCCTAAGCGTAGGTTATTTAAACTATCGCCTAAGTTTGTACCTAAACTGAGTATTAGCATATTTTTTACCTTAAAGGGCTTGCCTTTTCGACGTTAAAGGTTTATAGGTTTATCTTAATTAGGTATATAATAAAATTATTACTTTCCCAAGAGGTCATGCGCAGCTATGGATTTCGAACAACAACAATCCCGTTTACGAGAGCTTATTGCACACGGTAAAAAGCAAGGATTTGTCACTTACGCTGAAATAAATGACCATCTGTTGGATGATATTATCTCTGAAGCCGAGCAAGAGCAACTTCAGCTCGATGAAATTATCTTGATGCTCAATGATATCGGCATACCTGTGTATGAAGTTCCGCCGGATATGGAGACTTTACTCTCTTCGAGCATAGCCAGCAATTCATCGGAAGAAGAAACCAGTTCGGAAAATACTAATATCCTAGGCAATATCGCGGCCGAATTAGGACGCACAACGGATCCAGTACGTATGTATATGCGTGAAATGGGTACCGTTGAATTACTCACGCGCGAAGGTGAAATTAAACTTGCCAAACGTATTGAAGAAGGTTTGCAAGCAATACTCTCTGCACTCACTCAATATCCAGAAAATGTTTTCGATATACTGAGTGATTATACACGTTATGAACAACAAGAAATCCGCTTAAATGACATTATTAGTGGATTTCTGGATCTAGAAGAATTATCCATACCTCTCGAACTACCACCCGGAAAAAATATTGTTCCTGAAGGTGAAGTAGACGATGAAGGTTTTAGCGAAGCTAAAAGCGTTGATGATAAAGACGCCGATGATGATAGCGATGAAACCAAAACTAAAATCGGTACAACCGATGATGAGGAAGGATTTGGTGAACTGGAGGGCGGACCCGATCCGGAACTAGCTCACACTCGTTTTGCTGAGTTAAAAGCACTTTACGAAGCCTATATTGCTACGCAAAAAAAACTCGGTCGTCATGATAAAAAAACCCTAAAACAAGCGGCCTTATTAGCCGATGCCTTTACTAAATTTAAGTTAATACCGCGCCAGCTTGATAAGCTGACACGCAAAATGCGTGAGCTATTAGAAAAAGTTCGCATGCAAGAACGTATCATCATGCGTTTATGTATTAATGAAGCCAAAATGCCACGCCAACTTTTCATTAGCACTTTTCCAAAAAATGAAACCAATGAAAATTTTCTCAAAAAACACATCAATGCTAAAAAGACTTATTCGCAAGCTTTAAAAACTTTACACACACCCGTCACGAACGCGCAAAATAAGTTGCGTGAGTTAGAAAAAACCATAAGCATGACGATAGCTGAAATAAAAGAAATCAATCGCCAAATGTCAGCAGGTGAAGCTAAAGCGCGACGGGCAAAAAAAGAAATGGTCGAAGCCAATTTACGGCTCGTTATTTCTATTGCCAAAAAATATACCAACCGTGGTTTGCAATTCCTTGATTTAATTCAAGAAGGTAATATAGGCTTGATGAAGGCCGTCGATAAATTTGAATATCGGCGCGGCTATAAGTTTTCAACTTATGCCACTTGGTGGATACGACAAGCCATCACCCGCTCTATTGCCGATCAGGCACGAACTATCCGTATTCCTGTGCATATGATTGAAACGATTAACAAGCTGAATCGTATTTCACGCCAAATATTACAAGCAACGGGGAAAGAACCCTCGCCCGAAGATCTCAGTAAAAAAATGGGTTTACCTGAAGATAAAATCCGTAAAATTCTTAAAATTGCTAAAGAACCCATTTCCATGGAAACACCGATTGGTGATGAAGATGGTGATTCCCATATAGGTGATTTTATAGAAGACGCAACCGCCTTATCGCCCATCGATGCCGCTACCATCGAAGGTCTACGCGAAACTGCACAGCGAGTTCTTGCATCGCTGACTCCGCGTGAAGCAAAAGTATTACGCATGCGCTTCGGTATCGACATGAATACCGACCACACGTTGGAAGAAGTAGGTAAGCAATTTGATGTAACACGTGAGCGTATTCGACAAATTGAAGCCAAGGCATTACGCAAACTACGTCATCCTACCCGTTCAGAACCCTTGCGTAGTTTTCTCGACCAAGAATAACAAAACAGGGGAAGAGGAATAGATAATGAATATCCATTCCTCTTTTTTTTATCCACTCAAGGTTTAATGACAGCGGATAAAGGTGGAGTTTTTTGCTCGAGTTGTTCTGCATTTTCAGGATTATGCTTTGAGAAAAAACTTCCAATATGGCTAGCTGCCGTGACAATATCTTTACGCACATTACGCAACACTGGACTGATAATCGGTAGATTTCTAAAAACATGGAAGCCAATTAAACTGCCCATTATTAAACTATTGCCATTACTAGAATTCGCTGCATTATAGTCTGAAGAGGACTCATTAATAAGCCGATAAGCATTCATTTGTGATAAAGAATGGTTGGAAGGTAACGTTGTTATAGATTGGGTATTTTCAGAAAGACCTTGCTCATCTGATTGTAAACTTTGCAATATTTGATAGGAATCCAACTTGATTTCATCGTTGGCGGCTCGAACACCTCTAACAGCTCTCTCAGTACCATTGACCCATTCATCAAAACCCCCGCGTTGGTCCACTAGATGGACAGTACGCCCGTTTTGAATGGTTTCGTTTTTAACCCTATTGATAATTGCAACGGGTAATCTAACCGAAGTTTCATTCGCATAAAGCGCGTAATTAGCTAAGCGTAAATTAAGCGTCCAAGGGACCACTCTATTTTGGGCACGTACGTAAGAAGAATTTTCGAGTATTTCCTTTTTTATATCAGCTTCATTATTGTCATTTAATGCCTTACATAACTTAGGACCTATTAAGTTAGGATTGGAATAACACAGAATAATTAAACTCAGTAGTTGATTGGAGGTAAATACTTGATTTTTTAAGTTTGGATAAATAATTCCATTTTTGCTATTTTCCCTATCAAACTTATTCTTTACACTAATTGCTCGAGTAAGTATTTGAGACAAATTAATATTATTGATCGATATTATCGAATTATAATGACCCAATACCTCTAACCAATCTTGAGCTTGGTGATTTTTTATTTTTTCAATTAATTGATTTATACTTAAATTATCAAGATTTTTAGTGACAATTAAATTAAGAATCGCTTTAAGTTCATTTTCTTCATGGGTTGGTAATGTAATCCATAATGTTTCACTCATAAAATCACTCCTTATTTAATATATTCTTTAAATAAAGTAACATGCAGAATATTAATTTACAAACAAAAATAGAAAAAATTAATTAAAATTATAATAAAAATAATTAATTTTAATAAGAAAATTTTTTAGAATTATCTTATAGTGGTTTATTTTATAAAATATTTTATAAGGAAATAAGGTGAAAATTAACTGTTTTATATCGCTCACTTTTCATGCTATCAAGTAGTTGTCGGAGAGGAAAATCTGCTAGTTTGCTCAATTTGTTCAGGGCGCAGAGTATTTTGTTTTAGGAAAAAATTTCTAATATATCTCAACGTATTTCCAATATCTTTATGAATATTACCTACGACTACACCTAGCACGGGCGTATTTTTTACCAAATGAAAAAACGCCAAACTACCGACTAATACACTATCAATATGATTGCTGTTTCCCGCGTTAGTTGGCAAAGAAGATTTTTCAGCGGTAACAGCAAGATAAGTAGAAGATTCTATTGCTGGTGATGTTTCAAAATAAATACTTGCATTATTCTTTAAAGGAGCAGCAACCGGCCGCCAAAAACTTTGATTTATAAAACTAAATTGGCCTACTTCTAATAATGTTATGTCTTCTCTTACTGTTCCTGCTCTCACACTATTTCGAACAGTGTCTGGTAACTGAACTGCGGGGGAATTAGCATAAAATGCATAATTCAGTAGGCGTAAATTACTAACCGCTGGCACTATCCTTCGTTGCGCTTTTACATAAGCAGAGTTTTCTAAAATTTCTTTAGCTATACCTTTGCTATTATTATCTTTGAGTGCTTTACATAATTTACGCCCAACTAAATCCGGATCAGAATAACATAGAATAATTAAGCTAATGAGTTGA from the Rickettsiella endosymbiont of Aleochara curtula genome contains:
- the gcvT gene encoding glycine cleavage system aminomethyltransferase GcvT, with the translated sequence MENKTVLHGQHKKNGAILVNFAGWQMPLHYGSQIQEHHVVRQDSGLFDVSHMLAVDIGGENAIHYLSFLLANNPQRLIPGKALYTCMLNDAGGILDDLIVYQLSQQLYRVVINAGNRLSDLDWMKKQAQHYSSLSIVERTDLAIIAIQGPHATSKASKAFSSSLQSLIKDLKPFHCVQQDNWCIARTGYTGEDGLEVILPVHEAEDFWQRLIECGNKPCGLGARDTLRLEAGLNLHGSDMDVTTTPLESNLAWTIAWDPIDRDFIGRLALIKQQKNLTRKLVGLVLEEKGRILRNHQKIITSEGEGEITSGSYSPTLGSSIAFARIPYSHNEDYCDVIMGSKQYQARIIKPPFIRKGKKTFI
- the gcvH gene encoding glycine cleavage system protein GcvH; its protein translation is MKKLPEFLKYTSTHEWLRLEDNNIVCVGITAHAQELLGDIVYVELPTLKKILKQSEEACVLESVKAAADVYAPLSGIITEINTALNESPELINSDSYGEGWLFRLQFSDATELDNLLDFATYQQQILVEA
- the gcvPA gene encoding aminomethyl-transferring glycine dehydrogenase subunit GcvPA, producing the protein MPFIPHTDVEVQEMLATLSIHNIDDLFDEIPSHFKTAELNHIPAGLTEMEMTRLTEQHGQENKKGLCFIGAGAYEHHIPAAVWDITSRGEFMTAYTPYQAEASQGTLQLIYEYQTMMASLTGMDYSNASLYDGASALAEAVLMAVRSNKKTQSAKILVPRTLHPHYRQTLQAIVTQQAIELIDLPYCPEQGKTLLATLDNWKQQDICAVVIPQPNFFGCLEEVDQLTEWAHAQHAFVIAVTNPVSLALLKEPGSWGKQGADIVCGEGQALGVPLAGGGPYFGFMCCKKEWLRQMPGRIVGRTVDKNAKPGFTLTLQAREQHIRRAKATSNICTNQGLLVTAATIYMSLLGPMGLQQVASVSHHHAQQLADLLNQIPDVELIFSSPFFHEFVIRLPKPVPGLLHDLAKLGIHGGYDLSTLYPELGHALLICVTETKSQTDLKLYQQELSNLLYTLP
- the gcvPB gene encoding aminomethyl-transferring glycine dehydrogenase subunit GcvPB, which produces MLIFELSQPGRTAKAQIPNLPRNLSSTIPDNLLRKTKISLPEVSELQVVRHFTRLSQKNFSIDTNFYPLGSCTMKYNPRGVHRLASLPAFLNQHPLLPEESCQGTLRCLYEFQEILKDITGMSGVSLTPMAGAQGEFAGVAMIKAYHTSRNDHARTEFLIPDAAHGTNPASAVMCGYKVREIPTNLEGDLDLVALQAAVGPHTAGIMLTNPSTLGIFERQIEKIANIIHQAGGLLYYDGANLNAILGKVRPGDMGFDVMHLNLHKTFATPHGGGGPGAGPVAVGERLLPFLPIPTVTFENNQYRWLNLSDRPQSIGRLSTFMGNTGILLRAYIYARLLGRDGLKRVSEFATLNANYLLKRLQQIGYIPAFPQRRASHEFILTLKTLTKQFNVTAMDVGKRLLDFGFHAPTTYFPLLVPECLLIEPTETESKQELDQFISAMEKILVEAKENPSMLNNAPHHLTLQRLDDVRAVRELDLTWQS
- the folP gene encoding dihydropteroate synthase translates to MLILSLGTNLGDSLNNLRLGLQLLQKSQKIAPLQISPLYSSSALLPAYAPVAWNRPYLNLAVVCETDLSPLEVLKLIKQIERQLGREESQRWAPRIIDIDILAWDNCAIDQIGLKIPHAELLSRPFALWPLLDLWPDWQHPTAEFTDILQRWGSRYTGELAPCGTKQLPHRLEGSALVGILNITPDSFSDGGKFITVPNALAQAEKLVREGAEVLDIGAESTRPGAMPVLPETEWALLKPVLTALKEHTKQWAFKPKISIDTRHAIVAEKAIQLGIDWINDVSGFVDPNMRALAAGSPVKCVVMHNLGVPAQKNVVLASHPNICEQIMDWTEQRFDELLDVGVDAKQLIFDIGIGFGKTSQQSIFLLKNIKQFRRLNCPLLVGHSRKSFLNLITEKPFPDRDFETAMVSYQLAAQGVDYLRVHNVGLNAEAIAMATQLISTDELVTA
- the rpoD gene encoding RNA polymerase sigma factor RpoD, with protein sequence MDFEQQQSRLRELIAHGKKQGFVTYAEINDHLLDDIISEAEQEQLQLDEIILMLNDIGIPVYEVPPDMETLLSSSIASNSSEEETSSENTNILGNIAAELGRTTDPVRMYMREMGTVELLTREGEIKLAKRIEEGLQAILSALTQYPENVFDILSDYTRYEQQEIRLNDIISGFLDLEELSIPLELPPGKNIVPEGEVDDEGFSEAKSVDDKDADDDSDETKTKIGTTDDEEGFGELEGGPDPELAHTRFAELKALYEAYIATQKKLGRHDKKTLKQAALLADAFTKFKLIPRQLDKLTRKMRELLEKVRMQERIIMRLCINEAKMPRQLFISTFPKNETNENFLKKHINAKKTYSQALKTLHTPVTNAQNKLRELEKTISMTIAEIKEINRQMSAGEAKARRAKKEMVEANLRLVISIAKKYTNRGLQFLDLIQEGNIGLMKAVDKFEYRRGYKFSTYATWWIRQAITRSIADQARTIRIPVHMIETINKLNRISRQILQATGKEPSPEDLSKKMGLPEDKIRKILKIAKEPISMETPIGDEDGDSHIGDFIEDATALSPIDAATIEGLRETAQRVLASLTPREAKVLRMRFGIDMNTDHTLEEVGKQFDVTRERIRQIEAKALRKLRHPTRSEPLRSFLDQE